From Mycobacterium colombiense CECT 3035:
CGGCTCAGCGCCTTCGGCACCCACCTGGTCGCCTACGACCCCTACGTGTCGCCGGCCCGCGCCGCGCAGCTGGGCATCGAACTGCTGACGCTGGACGAACTGTTGGGCCGCGCCGACTTCATCTCGGTGCACCTGCCGAAGACGCCCGAGACGGCGGGCCTGATCGACAAGGACGCGCTGGCCAAGACCAAGCCGGGCGTCATCATCGTCAACGCCGCCCGCGGTGGCCTGGTGGACGAGGCCGCGCTGGCCGACGCGGTGCGCAGCGGCCACGTCCGCGCGGCCGGCCTGGACGTCTTCTCCAAGGAGCCGTGCACCGACAGCCCGTTGTTCGAGCTGCCGCAGGTGGTGGTCACGCCGCACCTGGGCGCATCGACCGAAGAGGCACAGGACCGGGCCGGCACCGACGTCGCGGCGAGCGTGAAGCTCGCTCTGGCCGGGGAATTCGTACCCGACGCGGTCAACGTCGGCGGCGGGGTGGTCAACGAGGAGGTGGCGCCGTGGCTGGACCTGGTGCGCAAGCTCGGGGTGCTGGCCGCCACGCTGTCCGACGGCCCGCCGGTGTCCCTGTCGGTGCAGGTGCGCGGCGAGCTCGCCTCCGAAGATGTTGAGGTGCTTAAACTTTCGGCACTACGCGGGCTGTTCTCCGCCGTCGTCGAGGGGCCGGTGACGTTCGTCAACGCCCCGGCGCTGGCCGAAGAGCGCGGCATCACCGCCGAAATCGGCACCGCGTCGGAAAGCCCGAACCATCGCAGCGTGGTCGACGTCCGCGCGGTTGCGCACGACGGCACCGTCGTCAACGTCGCCGGCACATTGTCCGGCCCGCAGCTGGTGGAGAAGATCGTGCAGATCAACGGGCGCAACTTCGATCTGCGCGCGCGGGGCACCAACCTGGTGATCAACTACGTCGATGCGCCCGGCGCGCTGGGCAAGATCGGCACCCTGCTGGGTTCGGCCGGGGTGAACATCGAAGCCGCGCAACTCTCCGAGGACGCCGAGGGGCCGGGCGCGACGATCCTGCTGCGCCTGGACCGCGACGTGCCGGGCGACGTGCGGGCCGAAATCGGCGCGGCCGTGGGCGCCAACAAGCTT
This genomic window contains:
- the serA gene encoding phosphoglycerate dehydrogenase; protein product: MNLPVVLIADKLAESTVAALGDQVEVRWVDGPDREKLLAAVPEADALLVRSATTVDAEVLAAAPKLKIVARAGVGLDNVDVDAATERGVLVVNAPTSNIHSAAEHALALLLSAARQVPAADASLREHAWKRSSFSGTEIFGKTVGVVGLGRIGQLVAQRLSAFGTHLVAYDPYVSPARAAQLGIELLTLDELLGRADFISVHLPKTPETAGLIDKDALAKTKPGVIIVNAARGGLVDEAALADAVRSGHVRAAGLDVFSKEPCTDSPLFELPQVVVTPHLGASTEEAQDRAGTDVAASVKLALAGEFVPDAVNVGGGVVNEEVAPWLDLVRKLGVLAATLSDGPPVSLSVQVRGELASEDVEVLKLSALRGLFSAVVEGPVTFVNAPALAEERGITAEIGTASESPNHRSVVDVRAVAHDGTVVNVAGTLSGPQLVEKIVQINGRNFDLRARGTNLVINYVDAPGALGKIGTLLGSAGVNIEAAQLSEDAEGPGATILLRLDRDVPGDVRAEIGAAVGANKLEVVDLS